One genomic window of Triplophysa rosa linkage group LG11, Trosa_1v2, whole genome shotgun sequence includes the following:
- the cd2bp2 gene encoding CD2 antigen cytoplasmic tail-binding protein 2 codes for MLSNISIQATKTHTLCLKAALETTVSQKHSNDVFPVLVFYLNGAAGRIATSMSKRKVAFEDGDGKIILEEDVPKRKMVDGVSGPGSRFKEKHSLDSDEEDAGDEENSSKYDILAGDDVEGQEVATIDYDEGVRITPFNLDEEMQEGYFDSEGNYFINKDKEIKDNWLDNIDWVRIKEQPVKKKKGLAAKRRRRAGDEDEAEEELQREEHRKDSDTDEEEEEKEPAEDPLATYSLYQLIEAVIELMLPGETVAAALRRLGGLGGRKKKGKPRQEEEDKEGTQSRDTDKLDKLTAIADRLVGVGQFDIYQQTYEKLAYKLKGMNKNKASKTQDGNDDEEDELDMFAEKFDEKHVEKEEDKDNSRVSDEVMWEYKWENEENSELYGPFSSQQMQDWVDEGYFKDGVYCRRIDQEGGAFYNSRRIDFDLYS; via the exons ATGTTGTCAAATATAAGTATCCAAGCAACGAAAACTCACACGCTTTGCCTCAAGGCGGCGCTCGAGACGACAGTCTCGCAGAAACACAGTAATGACGTCTTTCCGGTTTTAGTTTTTTACTTGAATGGCGCAGCGGGGAGGATAGCAACCAG CATGTCGAAAAGGAAAGTGGCATTCGAGGATGGAGATGGAAAGATTATTTTGGAAGAGGATGTTCCAAAAAGAAAG ATGGTGGATGGTGTAAGTGGTCCAGGATctagatttaaagaaaaacactctTTGGACAGCGATGAGGAAGATGCTGGAGATGAAGAGAATAGCAGCAAATATGACATCCTTGCCGGTGATGATGTGGAAG GTCAGGAGGTGGCAACTATTGACTATGATGAGGGGGTACGCATCACCCCTTTTAACCTGGATGAAGAAATGCAGGAGGGATACTTTGATTCAGAGGGAAACTATTTTATCAACAAAGATAAAGAAATCAAGGACAACTGGCTAGATAATATTGACTGG GTGAGGATAAAGGAACAGCCGGTGAAGAAGAAGAAAGGCCTTGCAGCTAAACGGAGGAGAAGAGCTGGGGATGAAGATGAAGCAGAGGAGGAGTTACAGAGGGAGGAGCATAGGAAAGACAGTGACACagatgaagaagaagaagagaaagAACCAGCTGAAGACCCTCTGGCTACATACAGTCTTTATCAACTCATAGAAGCTGTTATTGAACTCATGTTGCCTGGAGAAACAGTGGCTGCTGCTCTTCGGAGACTTGGGGGTCTCGGAGGACGAAAGAAGAAGGGGAAACCAAGACAAGAAGAGGAGGATAAAGAAGGCACTCAAAGCAGAGATACTGATAAATTAGACAAGCTGACAGCAATAGCAGATAGACTGGTGGGGGTTGGACAGTTTGACATTTATCAGCAGACCTATGAAAAACTGGCCTACAAGCTGAAGGGGATGAACAAAAACAAGGCGTCAAAGACACAAGATGGCAATGATGATGAAGAAGATGAGCTAGACATGTTTGCTGAAAAGTTTGATGAAAAGCATGTCGAGAAAGAAGAGGATAAAGACAACAGCAGAG TGAGTGATGAGGTTATGTGGGAGTATAAATGGGAGAATGAGGAAAACTCGGAGCTTTATGGGCCCTTCAGCAGCCAACAGATGCAG GACTGGGTGGATGAGGGCTACTTCAAGGATGGTGTATACTGTAGAAGGATTGACCAAGAAGGTGGCGCTTTCTACAACTCAAGGAGAATAGACTTCGACCTTTACTCGTGA
- the pheta2 gene encoding sesquipedalian-1, with protein MKIHEKIVTHYLSCTSPVDKEGYLYKKRERNTTYLRRWFVLKGNLLYYQERPGDRNLLGVIVLEGCMVQACETDGQFCFSLVFTGPGLRTYRLAADDHLSQESWISSLLCASHLYLSMIVKDLQRRYKEARKEKGICDLIQTEETSDNTMASWNTGHPYFGHGASVVPRDGRSYSTGSVPPSSMTNRPISYSLQAPPVPFKTNNKRSPKLWPKRNAHVTPLNSPAPSYGEWPVVGFDPLEEFSKLHEYYGNEIKELRADWLKKKREEVGYIEEDLIDLG; from the exons ATGAAGATCCATGAGAAGATTGTAACACACTACCTGTCCTGCACTTCACCTGTAGATAAAGAGGGATACCTCTACAAAAAG AGGGAGAGAAACACCACTTACCTGCGACGGTGGTTTGTGTTGAAAGGGAATCTGTTGTATTATCAGGAGCGTCCAGGTGATCGTAATCTGTTGGGCGTTATCGTTCTGGAGGGCTGTATGGTGCAGGCATGTGAGACGGATGGTCAGTTCTGTTTCTCCTTGGTGTTCACTGGACCAGGCCTTCGCACATATAGACTTGCCGCTGATGACCATCTGAGCCAGGAGAGTTGGATCAGTTCTCTGCTTTGCGCCAGTCACCTCTACCTTTCAATGATCGTCAAGGACCTGCAGAGACGCTACAAAG AAGCTAGAAAAGAGAAAGGCATTTGTGATCTGATACAGACTGAGGAAACATCTGATAATACAATGGCTTCCTGGAACACAGGACACCCCTATTTCGGACATGGGGCTTCCGTGGTACCCAGAGATGGGAGAAGCTACAGTACAGGTTCAGTACCGCCTTCATCTATGACAAACAGACCCATCAGTTATAGTCTTCAGGCCCCTCCTGTTCCATTCAAAACCAACAATAAGCGATCTCCAAAGCTTTGGCCAAAGAGAAACGCCCATGTCACACCCTTGAATAGTCCAGCACCATCTTATGGGGAGTGGCCAGTTGTGGGTTTTGATCCGTTAGAGGAATTCAGTAAACTGCATGAGTACTATGGAAATGAGATTAAGGAACTAAGAGCTGACTGGCTAAAGAAAAAGCGAGAGGAAGTGGGATACATTGAGGAGGACCTCATTGACCTTGGTTAA
- the prr14 gene encoding uncharacterized protein prr14 codes for MTSFGAEAEMEQYSENHVELASSCGTPQLAYGNSTKDHSHDQKFMERESPDSPSPVKRWEIGQLLQSFKSKMASFTEIVMSPVRLFKPTDTLSSIVHPDRLIESKEESSTWTEEGETTDDECKNGLLSKRLSSERVQCNSSPKRRRVAQRLNFETVSTSNHEPVLECNEVCDDVRVAHKENNQTDRPSSQLRTVLHNGNYPRPTTQSTFLNSDSIPSPEKMSNSTHDLHRSSHANSNTACGDSSESDAVFADSTVKNTRNKLNSSNTSPDFLLKDEDRSRIEESSALALRKSPRKVFKHTSETAADLASSASGPNSLNDRMKDLHSINVTEQMHRSTDVSDPPKSTSVVHVRSKRCREALRTETQKHMVAKRKRQARKAEDRGLRRAKNKNDSSITFEENQEDIVCVQLRKKRQDISTAQKLNTSNIADVEIRNSDTSESCDSTEIGQEKTVKTNLRKTIKCKSLLASSNEGDCDIASQNATGKVDKSLHHRNMNTMNDCNYESRPPDPSEFQKHKGEKTRARKTRHVFKTAGEVSFQKRRLRPPKHKFEDYSTTSVVDPAGPSGPSKRTLFQSDRPCGESQMTFIAGEEQMTSVCGPEARENKKRLTSPPLHPESTVSLQSERSPNRPTKTVNRPKRKQRENVIGAKDEAKIPEKMLEAISVESSSGSGSNRLLRSYSCPELPFLVFSGCNVPPSHTHENGSTSPTKKSMAVPLPSHLHSPSKRTRRHTVCSVEIDREIAPLCLRKEVYPASRGAPSSPYFPSNYLTALASCFLSSPLAFLSKSSSHRRGSAHSDASCFTSGYVTSSSPSLCSSPFASTLTSSDPVTDPSTVVTPSPEIPSASVSSICSSSQSALEGDHEILQMECRRAMDEEERSSFSLSISEEKALSDSEIKTDNKEGQERRGKVSSIRICKKIPKPQNNLTPMGLPKVIRIKKKDFSVEEIYTNKNFSKPPDGRLETIFEVALNRRDGSQVVVGQKKVKRFVEFPELGVVRKPKKPLVGGTAAQRKAGGNAAICRTRRGLGVSSKVEDGLTVQELDSLLCSKLQELDTWMALQQIAC; via the exons ATG acaAGCTTTGGAGCTGAGGCTGAGATGGAGCAATATTCAGA GAATCATGTCGAACTGGCGTCATCCTGTGGGACCCCACAGTTAGCATATGGCAACTCAACAAAGGACCATTCCCATGACCAGAAGTTCATGGAAAGGGAATCTCCGGACAGCCCTTCTCCAGTCAAAAGATGGGAGATCGGTCAGCTTCTGCAGTCATTCAAATCCAAGATGGCCAGTTTCACTGAGATCGTCATGAGCCCCGTCCGGCTCTTTAAGCCCACTGACACACTGTCCTCCATCGTACATCCTGATCGGCTCATTGAGTCCAAAGAGGAAAGTTCAACCTGGACTGAAGAAGGAGAGACAACAGATGATGAATGTAAAAACGGGTTGCTTTCCAAAAGGTTGTCTTCAGAAAGAGTGCAGTGTAACTCTTCTCCAAAACGTCGCCGAGTTGCACAGAGGCTGAATTTTGAAACGGTTTCAACTAGCAACCATGAACCAGTATTGGAATGTAATGAAGTGTGTGATGATGTGAGGGTTGCCCACAaagaaaataatcaaacagaccGTCCCTCAAGCCAACTGCGAACTGTTCTTCACAATGGAAATTATCCCCGTCCTACAACACAAAGCACTTTCCTCAATTCTGATTCAATTCCGTCCCcagaaaaaatgtcaaattctaCTCATGACTTACATAGGTCAAGTCATGCCAATAGCAACACAGCCTGTGGAGATAGTAGTGAGTCAGATGCTGTATTTGCAGAcagtactgtaaaaaatacCAGAAATAAGCTTAATTCTTCTAATACTTCCCCTGATTTTCTCTTGAAAGATGAAGATAGAAGCCGCATTGAAGAATCCAGTGCACTGGCTTTAAGGAAAAGCCCTAGAAAGGTGTTTAAACATACATCAGAAACTGCTGCTGATTTGGCATCTTCTGCTTCAGGGCCAAATTCTCTAAATGATAGGATGAAGGATTTACACTCCATAAATGTTACAGAACAGATGCACCGCTCCACTGACGTATCAGACCCTCCAAAGAGCACTTCTGTTGTGCATGTGAGGTCAAAGAGATGCAGAGAAGCACTTAGAACTGAGACACAGAAACACATGGTGGCAAAGCGGAAGCGTCAAGCGCGGAAAGCCGAAGATAGAGGCCTGAGACGGGcaaagaataaaaatgacagCAGCATCACTTTTGAAGAGAATCAGGAGGATATCGTTTGTGTTCAGTTGAGGAAAAAGAGGCAAGACATTTCCACAGCACAAAAGCTCAATACAAGCAATATCGCAGATGTTGAGATAAGGAATTCTGACACCTCAGAGTCTTGTGACTCCACAGAAATCGGGCAGGAAAAGACTGTGAAAACTAATTTGAGAAAAACAATCAAATGCAAGTCATTACTGGCCTCTAGCAATGAAGGTGATTGTGATATAGCCTCTCAAAATGCCACAGGAAAGGTTGACAAGAGCCTGCACCACAGAAACATGAACACCATGAATGATTGTAACTATGAATCCAGGCCACCAGATCCATCAGAATTCCAGAAACATAAGGGTGAGAAGACCAGAGCTCGAAAAACaagacatgtttttaaaactgcaGGTGAGGTGTCTTTTCAGAAGAGGAGACTTCGTCCACCCAAGCATAAATTTGAGGACTACAGTACAACTTCAGTAGTTGATCCAGCGGGACCTAGTGGAccttcaaaaagaacactatTTCAGAGCGATCGGCCCTGTGGTGAATCACAAATGACCTTCATAGCAGGCGAGGAGCAGATGACATCAGTTTGCGGACCTGAagcaagagaaaacaaaaagaggCTTACATCACCACCATTGCATCCTGAATCCACAGTTTCACTGCAGTCTGAAAGAAGTCCAAACAGACCTACAAAGACTGTAAACAgaccaaaaagaaaacaaagggaaaacgtCATTGGAGCCAAGGACGAGGCAAAAATCCCAGAAAAGATGCTGGAAGCCATTTCTGTAGAGTCGTCGTCAGGTAGCGGCTCCAACCGCCTCCTGCGCAGCTACTCCTGTCCTGAACTCCCCTTCCTTGTATTTAGTGGCTGTAACGTACCCCCGTCCCACACGCATGAAAACGGTTCTACCTCACCCACCAAAAAAAGCATGGCAGTTCCACTTCCCTCCCATCTGCACTCTCCGTCCAAGCGTACTCGCCGGCACACCGTCTGTAGTGTGGAGATCGATCGAGAGATTGCCCCCCTGTGTCTCCGTAAAGAGGTGTACCCTGCTAGTAGGGGTGCCCCCTCCTCTCCTTATTTTCCCTCCAACTATCTCACAGCTCTTGCCTCGTGTTTTCTGTCCAGTCCTTTAGCATTTCTGTCCAAAAGCTCAAGCCACAGACGAGGTAGCGCACATTCTGATGCCTCCTGTTTTACCTCTGGTTACGTCACATCCTCATCACCATCCTTGTGCAGTTCCCCCTTTGCATCCACTCTCACATCCTCCGATCCTGTAACTGATCCTTCCACTGTTGTCACTCCCAGTCCCGAGATACCTTCTGCCTCTGTGTCATCAATCTGCAG TTCATCACAAAGTGCTTTGGAGGGAGACCATGAGATACTGCAAATGGAGTGTCGGAGAGCAATGGATGAAGAAGAGAGATCAAGCTTTAGTCTTTCCATCTCAGAGGAAAAAGCATTATCAGACTCTGAAATCAAG ACGGATAACAAGGAAGGTCAGGAAAGGCGAGGAAAGGTGTCTTCTATTCGTATCTGTAAAAAGATTCCAAAACCTCAGAATAATCTCACTCCGATGGGCCTTCCTAAAGTCATCAG GATAAAGAAGAAGGATTTTAGCGTGGAGGAAATCTACACCAACAAAAACTTTAGCAAACCTCCTGATGG ACGTTTGGAAACCATATTTGAGGTGGCTCTAAACCGGCGAGATGGCTCACAGGTTGTTGTTGGCCAAAAAAAGGTAAAGCGCTTCGTTGAATTCCCCGAACTGGGCGTGGTCAGGAAGCCCAAGAAGCCTCTGGTCGGTGGAACAGCAGCCCAAAGGAAAGCAGGAGGGAACGCTGCCATCTGTAGAACTAGACGAGGTTTAGGGGTCTCTTCTAAAGTGGAGGATGGGCTTACCGTGCAGGAGCTGGATTCACTTCTTTGCTCCAAGCTTCAGGAACTAGACACCTGGATGGCTCTCCAGCAGATTGCATGCTGA
- the zgc:113090 gene encoding zinc finger protein 250, whose protein sequence is MSQMDDLVTNVAELLTAAVQEVLHIMGHAVSEYQKEAARTRMENQNLQMKLKELQERVAVVADEFNLHEPHPGENHETLVYHGKSMVEDKEESWSDRISFTEKNHVHLTPTEDLHHSLQGTCNDSLNQQRPSSQSQRSPIKILNPSLPDISEEPITSNSEKPLSITSSRIKVESKPEPLACSVTETDNVTTDVFSIPEGPLMNEHSQQPVSTNVVCYDQTHKLPNSTFVISEHILRSRIENTVDVNNGPTISGWRENSHSCHVCGKTFASSSSLGAHFVCHSNERPFACKCCNFRFSRLADLKKHERIHTGERPYKCFLCGRRFNRTENLKRHLRKIHNGAVISQAVNSVMD, encoded by the exons ATGTCACAAATGGATGATCTCGTGACAAATGTAGCAGAGCTCCTCACGGCTGCAGTACAAGAAGTGTTGCACATCATGGGTCACGCTGTGTCCGAATATCAAAAGGAAGCTGCCAGAACACGTATGGAGAATCAGAACCTGCAGATGAAACTGAAAGAACTTCAAGAGAGGGTGGCTGTGGTTGCAG ATGAATTTAACTTACATGAGCCGCATCCAGGGGAGAATCATGAGACATTGGTTTATCATGGCAAGTCAATGGTAGAAGACAAAGAGGAAAGCTGGagtgacagaatttcatttacAGAGAAGAATCATGTCCATCTAACGCCAACAGAAGACCTACATCATTCTTTACAAGGAACCTGTAATGATTCTTTAAACCAGCAAAGACCCTCATCCCAGTCACAGAGAAGCCCTATAAAAATCCTCAACCCTTCTTTACCTGACATCAGTGAAGAACCAATAACCAGCAACTCTGAGAAGCCATTAAGCATAACCTCAAGCAGGATCAAAGTGGAATCTAAACCAGAGCCTCTGGCTTGTTCTGTTACAGAGACAGACAATGTGACAACAGACGTTTTTAGCATTCCAGAGGGTCCCCTAATGAACGAACACAGCCAGCAGCCTGTTTCCACCAACGTGGTTTGCTATGACCAAACACATAAACTACCAAACTCCACTTTTGTCATTTCTGAACACATTCTTAGGTCACGAATAGAGAATACAGTGGATGTTAATAATGGTCCCACTATCAGTGGCTGGAGGGAGAATTCACACAGCTGCCACGTGTGTGGAAAGACGTTCGCATCCTCCTCCAGCCTCGGAGCTCACTTTGTGTGCCATTCAAACGAAAGACCTTTTGCTTGCAAGTGCTGCAACTTCAGGTTCAGTCGCTTAGCTGACCTGAAAAAGCATGAGCGCATTCATACAGGGGAAAGGCCTTACAAATGTTTCCTCTGTGGACGGAGATTCAACCGAACGGAGAATCTGAAGAGACACTTAAGGAAAATTCATAATGGAGCGGTGATATCTCAAGCAGTGAACTCAGTTATGGATTAG
- the mylpfa gene encoding myosin regulatory light chain 2, skeletal muscle: protein MAPKKAKRRAGGGEGSSNVFSMFEQSQIQEYKEAFTIIDQNRDGIISKDDLRDVLASMGQLNVKNEELEAMIKEASGPINFTVFLTMFGEKLKGADPEDVIVSAFKVLDPEGTGSIKKEFLEELLSTQCDRFSAEEMKNLWAAFPPDVAGNVDYKNICYVITHGEEKEE from the exons ATG GCACCCAAGAAGGCCAAGAGGAGGGCAGGAGGAGGAGAGGGTTCCTCCAATGTTTTCTCCATGTTTGAGCAGAGCCAGATTCAGGAGTACAAGGAG GCTTTCACAATCATTGACCAGAACAGAGACGGTATCATCAGCAAAGACGACCTTAGGGACGTGTTGGCCTCAATGG GCCAGCTGAATGTGAAGAATGAGGAGCTGGAGGCTATGATCAAGGAGGCCAGCGGTCCAATCAACTTCACCGTTTTCCTCACCATGTTCGGAGAGAAGCTGAAGG GTGCTGACCCCGAGGACGTCATCGTGTCCGCATTCAAGGTGCTGGACCCCGAGGGCACCGGCTCCATCAAGAAGGAATT CCTTGAGGAGCTCCTGTCCACTCAGTGCGACAGGTTCTCCGCAGAGGAG ATGAAGAATCTGTGGGCCGCCTTCCCCCCAGATGTGGCTGGCAATGTTGACTACAAGAACATCTGCTACGTCATCACACACGGAGAGGAGAAAGAGGAGTAA
- the rusf1 gene encoding RUS1 family protein C16orf58 homolog: protein MENCEGVIATERYGSQESWKYLLKDGRMRRKKDAEDSRLTGNSISGAFKSVFLPQGYPESVSEDYLQYQLWDTLQAFSSSLSGTLATQASLRGVGVGNHEATVAAATITWLLRDGTGMLGRILFAWLKGSKLDSEAKKWRLFADILNDIAMFMEIAAPHFPPFFILIVCVAGIFKSIVGVAGGATRAALTVHQARRNNMADISAKDGSQETLVNLAGLLVSLALIPLVTDNPLLTFTLFFLFTVLHLFANYKAVRSVVMETLNEARLSIVLHQYLLNGQLLSPVEANQKEPVFLSFRRTVPIKLGVRLGDIVQEPEDLQLALKNNNKSYLIGIRNGSVCVCLGNDASVHDEIMAACQALCLRTVLHNDASLAGALNQLSNTKDLWELVSKSHKMIDQIFRMFLKELEQVKWQTDQTLLDWNEWRVEWRKKRS, encoded by the exons ATGGAGAACTGTGAAGGGGTGATTGCGACGGAGCGTTATGGCTCACAGGAGTCCTGGAAATACCTGTTGAAGGACGGGAGGATGAGGAGAAAGAAAGATGCGGAGGACAGCAGACTGACTGGAAACTCAATCTCTGGCGCGTTCAAA AGTGTTTTTCTACCACAGGGATATCCTGAGAGCGTCAGTGAGGATTATCTGCAGTATCAGCTCTGGGACACTCTGCAG GCATTTTCCAGCTCTCTGTCAGGCACACTTGCTACTCAGGCTTCTCTGAGGGGTGTTGGAGTTGGAAATCATGAAGCAACTGTTGCAGCAGCCACAATAACATGGCTACTCAGAG aTGGAACCGGGATGTTGGGAAGGATACTTTTTGCTTGGCTCAAAGG GAGCAAGTTGGATTCTGAAGCCAAAAAATGGAG gCTCTTCGCTGATATTCTTAATGACATCGCCATGTTCATGGAGATTGCAGCCCCCCATTTCCCACCTTTTTTCATTCTTATCGTCTGCGTTGCTGGAATATTTAag TCCATTGTAGGAGTTGCTGGTGGTGCAACCAGAGCTGCTTTAACTGTCCATCAAGCTCGCAGAAACAACATGGCTGATATCTCTGCCAAAGACGGGAGCCAG GAAACTCTGGTGAACCTGGCAGGACTGCTGGTGAGCCTGGCACTCATCCCGCTAGTAACTGATAACCCTTT GTTGACATTCACCCTGTTCTTCCTTTTCACCGTTCTCCACCTGTTTGCCAATTACAAAGCTGTTCGGTCTGTTGTTATGGAAACTCTGAATGAAGCTCGACTGTCCATCGTCCTCCATCAGTACTTGCTTAATGGTCAACTGCTCAGTCCGGTAGAAGCCAACCAGAAAGAGCCTGTATTCTTGT CTTTTCGAAGAACGGTTCCAATCAAGTTGGGTGTGAGACTTGGAGACATTGTTCAAGA GCCAGAAGATCTGCAACTGGCATTGAAGAATAACAACAAATCGTATCTCATTGGAATCAGAAATG GGTCTGTTTGTGTATGCCTGGGAAATGATGCTTCTGTGCATGATGAAATAATGGCAGCATGTCAGGCCTTGTGCCTTAGGACTGTTCTACACAATGATGCTTCACTGGCTGGGGCACTCAATCAGCTCTCTAACACCAAAG ACCTATGGGAATTAGTATCAAAAAGTCACAAGATGATTGATCAGATTTTTAGGATGTTCCTAAAAG AACTGGAGCAAGTGAAGTGGCAGACAGACCAAACCCTATTGGACTGGAATGAGTGGCGTGTGGAATGGAGGAAAAAGAGAAGCTGA